In Colletotrichum lupini chromosome 6, complete sequence, a single window of DNA contains:
- a CDS encoding oxidoreductase family protein, which produces MATATCPDPHLITQPTHFPIPENLTYVVTPGYNTYDTPMAACCDPNSLQLAEGCYKWCELPATYADEDTALSRFMACHRRLANKEKMSSNEPSENNETSGYPFYLHVAESGPAGSGVTTVRVARERLITKVAATPLPIDLHRDAPAYKSAITSSSVLHTSPPYRYFAINSQPEPSHLATRPQSTSFHPTVTTTNIKQTLIMAPIRIGIIGLSSTATTAWASSAHLPYLLSPRGRSKYTITALCNSSVEAAQRAVKAYNLPSSTKAYGSPADLAADPDVDLVVVSTRVDQHYDTALSSVEAGKSVYVEWPLAQDAKRAGELADAARRRGARTVVGVQGRFAPSLLKVKEILEEGRIGKVLSSEVRAAGGSLDRNVLPAGLKYFTQREVGGNVITIGFGHLFDQIQHVLGEATIQHSHTQIQRPDVKIRDPSTKQIVETVPSNVPDLLVATATLPPSNLVSAQGATLLARFRRGQPFAGEPQLSWTVNGEKGEIRLTSQNSVALQAFADVDGVKIEVQDFESGEVESVPWAWEEGWQAELPVPARCVGAVYEAFAEGESLPSFEDAVRRHEQVDGILYKSGIGSNLTSLITMNTSPIYFWRETGHEGYLSQWWTSNPFTQSPSPSSSSSSSPSSSSTSSTPITFKTAEHYMMHAKALLFTDPTVAQSILKADHPRKVKALGRKVRNFNEALWNDNRERIVREGNLLKFRSAPALRKKLLATGDRELVEASPMDRIWGIGFSPDKAPGSDRGRWGLNLLGKILMEVRTVLREEAEVEEERKGRKREVVEAEAKRRRSAEEREGSQVVDEGAVKKSRRGEKDAGSVKTANDTAKGG; this is translated from the exons ATGGCTACCGCAACATGTCCAGACCCCCACCTCATAACACAACCCACCCACTTTCCTATCCCAGAAAACCTCACATATGTCGTTACGCCAGGCTACAACACGTATGACACGCCCATGGCGGCCTGCTGCGACCCAAATTCACTCCAGCTCGCCGAGGGCTGCTACAAGTGGTGCGAGCTTCCCGCGACCTACGCCGACGAGGACACGGCGCTGTCTAGGTTTATGGCCTGTCATCGTCGCTTGGCCAACAAGGAGAAGATGAGTAGCAACGAACCATCGGAAAACAATGAGACGTCTGGATATCCTTTCTACTTGCACGTTGCGGAAAGCGGACCCGCGGGGTCGGGTGTTACGACTGTGAGAGTTG CGAGGGAGCGGTTGATTACCAAGGTGGCCGCAACCCCTCTTCCAATCGACTTACACCGCGACGCGCCAGCTTACAAATCGGCCATCACATCATCTTCAGTCTTACACACCTCACCTCCATACCGTTACTTCGCTATAAACTCACAGCCCGAACCTTCTCATCTCGCTACAAGACCTCAATCGACAAGTTTTCATCCAACCGTAACCACCACCAACATCAAACAAACCCTCATAATGGCACCCATCAGAATCGGCATCATCGGCCTCTCCTCAACCGCAACAACAGCCTGGGCCTCAAGCGCCCACCTCCCCTACCTCCTTTCTCCGCGCGGCCGCTCCAAATACACAATCACAGCCCTCTGCAACTCGAGCGTCGAAGCCGCCCAGCGCGCAGTGAAAGCCTATAACCTCCCCTCCTCCACAAAAGCCTACGGCAGCCCCGCCGACCTGGCCGCGGACCCGGACGTGgacctcgtcgtcgtctcgaCGCGCGTCGATCAGCACTACGACACGGCTCTTTCCAGCGTCGAGGCGGGTAAGAGTGTGTACGTCGAGTGGCCTCTCGCGCAGGACGCGAAGCGCGCGGGTGAGCTGGCGGATGCGGCGAGGAGGCGCGGGGCAAGGACGGTGGTGGGTGTCCAGGGAAGATTTGCGCCGTCGCTGTTGAAGGTAAAGGAGATCTTGGAGGAGGGGAGGATTGGAAAGGTGTTGAGTAGTGAGGTGAGGGCGGCGGGTGGTTCGTTGGATCGGAATGTTTTGCCGGCTGGGTTGAAGTACTTCACTCAGCGTGAGGTTGGAGGGAATGTGATCACCATCGGTTTTGGTCACT TGTTTGACCAGATCCAGCACGTCCTAGGCGAGGCGACCATCCAACACTCGCACACCCAAATCCAACGCCCCGACGTCAAGATCCGCGACCCGTCAACGAAGCAAATCGTCGAGACAGTCCCAAGCAACGTGCCCGACCTCCTCGTCGCAACAGCGACCCTCCCTCCCTCAAACCTCGTCTCCGCCCAAGGCGCCACGCTCCTCGCGCGGTTCCGACGGGGTCAGCCCTTCGCCGGCGAGCCGCAGCTCTCGTGGACCGTCAACGGCGAAAAGGGCGAGATCCGGCTGACATCGCAGAACAGCGTCGCGCTGCAGGCCTTTGCGGACGTGGACGGCGTCAAGATTGAGGTTCAAGACTTTGAGAGCGGCGAGGTGGAGAGTGTGCCGTGGGCGTGGGAGGAGGGGTGGCAGGCGGAGTTGCCTGTGCCGGCGAGATGTGTCGGGGCGGTTTATGAGGCTTTTGCGGAGGGTGAGAGTTTGCCTAGTTTTGAGGATGCTGTGAGGCGGCATGAGCAGGTTGATGGGATTCTCTACAAGTCTGG AATCGGTTCGAACCTTACATCCTTAATCACCATGAACACATCGCCAATCTACTTTTGGCGGGAAACAGGGCATGAAGGGTACCTCTCCCAATGGTGGACCTCCAACCCCTTCACCCAATCTCCCTCTCCCTCttcatcctcatcctcgtcCCCATCCTCATCTTCAACCTCCTCCACACCCATAACATTCAAAACAGCAGAACACTACATGATGCACGCCAAAGCCCTCCTCTTCACCGACCCCACCGTCGCCCAATCCATCCTCAAAGCAGACCACCCGCGCAAAGTCAAAGCCCTCGGCCGCAAAGTGCGCAACTTCAACGAAGCGCTGTGGAACGACAACAGAGAGCGCATCGTCCGCGAGGGCAATCTCCTGAAGTTCCGGTCCGCGCCAGCGTTGCGGAAGAAGTTGCTGGCGACGGGGGATAGAGAGCTGGTGGAGGCGAGTCCGATGGATCGGATCTGGGGGATCGGGTTCTCGCCGGATAAGGCACCGGGTTCGGATCGGGGACGGTGGGGGTTGAATTTGCTGGGTAAGATTTTGATGGAGGTTCGGACGGTGTTGAGAGAGGAGGCagaggtggaggaggagaggaagGGGAGGAAGAGGGAAGTTGTCGAGGCTGAAGCGAAGAGGAGGCGGAGCGCTGAAGAAAGGGAAGGGAGTCAAGTTGTAGACGAAGGGGCTGTTAAGAAGTCGAGACGAGGAGAGAAAGATGCAGGATCCGTCAAGACGGCAAATGACACGGCTAAAGGGGGATAG
- a CDS encoding Tim44-like domain-containing protein: MNSLVQSARRNPQNALVRASARAAVQNHSRTPAFSRLLSTDISGNAVLVSSRHTFARPTSLRSQFLPEDVRSISSSMQSRSFHLTARQPQQQQTEKPKATEDGAKPAEDTAKPTEEAKAKDAESEGKEESSEKKEGEKAEGEEGKEGEEKQKEKKEDMPPPPPHGDKTPWEVFRETLTAEFGKSKEWNESTKALSGEIQDFAESERVRKAREAYEKSSGAISSAATSAVKTTAGAIGKGAAWTWDTTAMKGVRKVANVTGDALDKATKPIRETEAYKNVKDVIDDGSSSRYGGWVEKEERRKKREAEALKHGKPEIFEEDPNAGTNVTIHKDAAWKEAWNEFKDSNKFAQGFFSAGKVYRESENPLIETARLVTDKIGGWFAENETAQVIKKFRTMDPSFRTEPFLKELREYILPEVLDAYVKGDIETLKLWLSEAQYSVYEALTKQYLTAGLKSDGKILDIRHVDIVRARMLDPGEIPVFVITCRTQEVHVYRNAKSGELAAGMEDKVQLVTYAIGITRVPEDVSNPETRGWRLIEMQKSGKDYY; this comes from the exons aTGAACTCTCTCGTGCAATCGGCGAGGAGAAATCCTCAGAATGCGCTCGTAAGAGCTTCCGCGCGGGCGGCGGTCCAAAACCACAGCAGGACACCCGCCTTCAGCCGGCTACTTTCCACAGACATCAGTGGTAACGCTGTGCTGGTCTCATCACGACACACCTTTGCACGACCCACCTCATTGCGATCACAGTTTCTCCCTGAAGATGTCCGCAGCATCTCGAGCTCGATGCAATCCAGGTCTTTCCACCTGACGGCCAGACAgccccagcagcagcagaccGAGAAGCCCAAGGCAACCGAAGACGGTGCAAAGCCTGCCGAGGATACCGCGAAGCCCACCGAGGAAGCCAAGGCCAAGGACGCCGAGTCTGAGGGCAAGGAGGAGTCAtccgagaagaaggagggcgAGAAGGCCGAGGGAGAGGAGGGTAAGGAAGGCGAAGAGAAGcaaaaggagaagaaggaggacaTGCCGCCTCCTCCGCCCCACGGGGACAAGACGCCGTGGGAGGTCTTCAGAGAGACTCTGACGGCCGAGTTTGGCAAGTCCAAGGAGTGGAACGAGTCGACAAAGGCATTGTCTGGCGAGATCCAGGACTTTGCCGAGAGCGAGAGAGTCCGCAAAGCCCGCGAGGCCTATGAGAAGTCTTCTGGCGCCATCTCTTCTGCTGCGACGAGCGCTGTCAAGACCACCGCTGGCGCCATCGGAAAGGGTGCCGCCTGGACCTGGGATACCACCGCCATGAAGGGCGTCCGCAAGGTCGCTAACGTGACGGGAGACGCGCTCGACAAGGCGACCAAGCCCATCCGCGAAACCGAGGCCTACAAGAACGTCAAGGACGTTATCGACGACGGCAGCAGCTCGCGCTACGGTGGCTGGGTTGAGAAGGAGGAGCGTAGGAAGAAGCGCGAGGCTGAGGCCCTTAAGCACGGCAAGCCAGAGATCTTTGAGGAAGACCCCAA CGCCGGCACAAACGTCACGATTCACAAGGACGCCGCCTGGAAGGAAGCGTGGAACGAGTTCAAGGACTCGAATAAATTCGCCCAGGGCTTCTTCAGCGCCGGCAAGGTCTACCGCGAATCCGAAAACCCCCTCATCGAGACCGCGCGACTCGTCACGGACAAGATTGGAGGATGGTTCGCCGAGAACGAGACGGCCCAGGTCATCAAGAAGTTCCGCACAATGGACCCCAGCTTCCGAACGGAGCCCTTCTTGAAGGAGCTCCGCGAATACATCTTGCCCGAGGTTCTCGACGCCTACGTCAAGGGCGACATCGAGACCCTCAAGCTCTGGCTCTCCGAGGCCCAGTACTCCGTGTACGAGGCCCTGACGAAGCAGTACCTTACCGCCGGCCTCAAGTCGGACGGCAAGATCCTCGATATCCGCCACGTCGACATTGTCCGCGCCCGCATGCTGGACCCCGGTGAAATCCCCGTCTTCGTCATCACCTGCAGGACACAAGAGGTGCACGTCTACCGCAACGCAAAGTCTGGCGAGCTCGCGGCCGGCATGGAGGATAAGGTGCAGCTGGTGACGTACGCCATCGGTATCACCCGCGTACCAGAGGATGTCAGCAACCCTGAGACGAGAGGATGGCGTCTCATTGAGATGCAGAAGAGCGGAAAGGACTACTACTAA
- a CDS encoding serine endopeptidase has translation MRCIRHLGLIFAGFTAALVPLPIGGKPRSSYVIEYGFTTESVRYLSEGMPLTIEDGLVEYGFYCSVTKFREYNSNILHGASFSLKCGEGAIQLHQPSLDTIAIITNAQNVWRLPSEGGLFEYQRTSKQQQLPPGEPKHPEINEPGRRGAVQANVDSTRIASKAALLRASHEDTGVLRLHEENVTGANVRVAIMDAAIDVTAPGLVATNIAYTTNLRTGANDSAGSCDPHGTGNLGIAGGKGDPQWGYTGVAPDATFEAIANSDCVNPINGDDQVNDFLHMYERHLDIISIPYSYELEYPEAPWPALIERMFDNGTLVTTVAGNTGPGLYSIRAPTASRGGMAIGTYDTSLVPVYTWQGNWTAGGETGPVYYHPSDPTDTQIFDMPAQINLTLWWPGAFDPAALEGPQDVVSPCRPLPTGAKPPSNPATTILLQSRYECWSDPDDASLDITTKYGIPYVMGYAPNYTVHALSIPRMGSTNLNPSVRAAVNIGFDEASRLVSLLAKHGRVDLSLTGDPSSADMNLSFIPNNQTGLTPSSWTTWGPALDTHMGVAVLGPSQYVAMPFPARLGGLGVWAGTSFSTPYLGGVAALVKSAHPEWSPRQIRNAIVATARPVDYNDGIPNFMVHAIKAPVQQQGGGRVDAWSAVRSVTTVSVTDLAFNDTDHRPPFLSFTLANTGVEELTYQLDHLPAGSGYVIDPAAPYTFSLPNISDAYTNLSITPTTLTLKGGESASVAVSILSEPDLADAAARLSFFGGYISVQSSASEANLLTVPYTGYGGSLLNLPIIDRTQTKLIGVKLPNVAFNDVEPGRIFNATYNASVGIDENPITYLDSVCPGFAFQQVVRSRLVKYSMVNTKTGEAPFHNDTVGTDAEPMTAAWFWGGSENNRTFVPAGTYVWEVLALRMNGDRENPTHFEFWRSDEWSLAYSLNSTGLPTV, from the exons ATGCGCTGCATTCGACATCTCGGACTCATCTTTGCAGGCTTCACCGCTGCACTTGTCCCATTACCTATAGGTGGAAAACCTCGTAGTAGCTATGTCATTGAATATGGCTTTACGACGGAGAGCGTGCGGTACCTT TCTGAAGGTATGCCATTGACCATCGAGGATGGACTTGTAGAATATGGATTCTACTGCTCCGTCACTAAGTTTCGCGAGTACAACTCAAACATTCTTCACGGAGCCTCTTTCTCGCTGAAATGCGGCGAAGGAGCGATTCAACTCCACCAACCATCGTTGGATACAATCGCTATCATCACTAATGCCCAAAATGTATGGCGTCTTCCCTCCGAAGGGGGCTTGTTCGAATACCAGAGAACGTCAAAGCAACAGCAACTCCCACCCGGAGAGCCAAAGCATCCAGAAATCAACGAACCTGGCCGCAGAGGCGCTGTGCAAGCCAATGTCGACAGCACCAGGATCGCCTCCAAGGCCGCGCTTCTCCGGGCTTCGCATGAGGACACTGGTGTCTTGCGCTTACACGAGGAGAATGTAACTGGCGCAAACGTCCGCGTTGCCATCATGGATGCCGCGATTGATGTGACCGCACCTGGCCTGGTAGCAACGAACATCGCATATACCACCAACTTGCGGACCGGCGCCAACGACTCTGCCGGGAGCTGTGACCCGCACGGCACCGGGAATCTCGGCATCGCCGGCGGAAAGGGCGATCCGCAATGGGGCTATACCGGTGTCGCACCGGATGCCACCTTTGAAGCGATCGCCAACTCTGACTGCGTCAACCCCATTAACGGAGACGACCAGGTGAATGACTTCCTTCACATGTACGAGCGGCATCTGGACATCATTTCCATTCCTTACAGCTACGAGTTGGAATATCCTGAAG CCCCTTGGCCCgcgttaatagagcgtatgtTCGACAACGGCACTCTTGTAACCACTGTTGCCGGTAACACCGGTCCGGGGTTGTATTCGATCAGAGCCCCCACGGCCAGTCGCGGCGGCATGGCTATCGGTACCTACGATACTTCCCTCGTCCCTGTGTATACATGGCAAGGGAACTGGACAGCAGGCGGTGAGACTGGTCCAGTATACTATCACCCGAGTGATCCCACCGATACGCAAATATTCGACATGCCCGCCCAGATCAACCTGACGTTGTGGTGGCCTGGCGCTTTCGATCCTGCGGCTCTGGAGGGACCCCAAGATGTTGTGTCTCCTTGCCGACCTCTTCCAACCGGCGCAAAACCGCCCTCAAATCCGGCAACTACGATTCTTCTCCAGTCTAGATACGAATGTTGGAGTGACCCCGATGACGCGTCTTTGGATATCACCACCAAGTACGGAATACCATATGTCATGGGTTACGCTCCCAATTATACCGTTCACGCACTCAGCATCCCCCGCATGGGTAGTACGAATCTAAACCCTTCTGTACGTGCGGCAGTCAACATCGGTTTCGACGAAGCCTCAAGACTCGTATCGCTGCTCGCGAAACACGGCCGCGTCGATCTCTCCCTGACAGGCGATCCATCGTCAGCCGACATGAACCTCAGCTTCATACCCAACAACCAGACAGGCCTCACGCCATCATCCTGGACAACTTGGGGTCCGGCTTTGGATACACATATGGGCGTTGCCGTTCTCGGACCGTCGCAGTACGTCGCCATGCCGTTCCCTGCACGTCTCGGCGGCCTCGGCGTATGGGCCGGAACTAGCTTCTCAACCCCGTACCTGGGCGGCGTCGCGGCCCTCGTGAAGTCTGCTCATCCCGAGTGGTCGCCGCGCCAGATCCGCAATGCTATCGTGGCCACGGCACGTCCTGTAGACTACAACGATGGTATTCCAAACTTCATGGTTCATGCTATCAAGGCCCCGGTTCAGCAGCAAGGAGGTGGGAGGGTCGATGCCTGGAGTGCTGTGCGGAGCGTCACGACGGTCAGCGTGACGGATCTTGCTTTCAATGACACCGATCACAGACCACCGTTCCTAAGTTTCACCCTCGCCAACACGGGTGTTGAGGAGCTCACTTACCAGCTGGATCATCTACCAGCGGGGTCAGGTTACGTGATCGATCCTGCAGCCCCTTACACCTTCTCTTTGCCCAACATCAGCGATGCCTACACCAACCTATCGATTACTCCCACGACTCTAACGTTGAAGGGCGGTGAATCTGCATCCGTAGCAGTATCGATCCTCTCCGAACCCGACTTGGCTGATGCCGCAGCTCGGCTGTCGTTTTTCGGCGGTTACATATCAGTCCAATCATCAGCTTCTGAGGCTAATCTTCTGACAGTGCCCTATACTGGCTATGGAGGATCTCTGCTCAACTTACCCATCATTGATCGGACTCAGACCAAATTGATTGGAGTCAAGCTGCCGAATGTCGCATTCAATGATGTTGAGCCCGGAAGGATATTCAATGCCACGTATAACGCCAGCGTCGGCATAGATGAGAACCCCATCACCTATCTGGATAGCGTATGTCCAGGATTTGCCTTCCAGCAAGTCGTGAGGAGCAGGCTAGTGAAGTATTCCATGGTGAATACCAAGACTGGCGAAGCACCATTCCACAACGACACCGTCGGAACAGACGCGGAGCCAATGACTGCGGCTTGGTTCTGGGGCGGCTCCGAGAACAACAGGACATTTGTGCCGGCTGGAACCTATGTCTGGGAGGTACTTGCGCTGAGGATGAATGGTGACCGTGAAAACCCAACACATTTCGAATTCTGGAGGTCAGACGAATGGAGTTTGGCTTACAGTCTGAACAGTACCGGCTTGCCTACGGTGTAA
- a CDS encoding hemolysin III family channel protein: protein MTAPETADGTAGLRNRRRSSSSHDATTLLSAVESSAAALERKVEKALLVLWDDLPAWRRDNQFIITGYRPDSNSYRASFRSLGYLHNESVNIWSHLLGAVAFVITGAVLYAVIAPRYESASDADMIVFGCFFAGAVACLGMSATYHAMSNHSPEVAKWGNKLDYSGIVFLIVGSYVPAMYYGFYCHPALLKFYLTTICLLGLGCGAVSWIEFFRAPEWRTFRACMFTALGTSGVVPVLHGLTIYGRQEMEDRMSLSWVVLHGLMYIFGAFLYAFRWPERSFPRTFDIWGSSHQIFHFFVVMAAVTHLYGMAKAFDYHHTVTGGKCF, encoded by the exons ATGACAGCTCCAGAAACAGCCGACGGCACAGCCGGCCTCAGAAACCGCCGGCGCTCCTCGTCCTCCCACGACGCCACAACCCTCCTTTCAGCGGTAGAatcctccgccgccgccctcgaACGCAAAGTCGAAAAGGCCCTCCTCGTCCTCTGGGACGACCTGCCCGCCTGGCGCCGCGACAACCAATTCATCATCACCGGCTATCGCCCAGACTCCAACTCGTACCGCGCCTCCTTCCGCTCTTTGGGGTACCTGCACAACGAGTCCGTCAACATCTGGTCCCACCTCCTCGGCGCCGTCGCCTTCGTGATTACCGGCGCGGTCCTGTATGCCGTTATCGCGCCGCGCTACGAGTCGGCGAGCGATGCCGACATGATCGTCTTTGGGTGCTTTTTCGCCGGCGCGGTTGCGTGTTTGGGCATGAGTGCCACGTACCACGCCATGAGCAACCATTCGCCCGAGGTCGCAAAGTGGGGGAATAAGCTGGATTATTCGGGGATTGTGTTTCTTATTGTGGGCAGTTATGTGCCGGCCATGTATTACGGCTTTTATTGCCATCCTGCGTTGCTCAAGTTTTACCTCACAACG ATCTGCCTCCTAGGCCTAGGCTGCGGCGCAGTCTCCTGGATCGAATTCTTCCGCGCCCCGGAATGGCGCACCTTCCGCGCCTGCATGTTCACCGCCCTCGGCACCTCGGGCGTCGTCCCCGTCCTCCACGGCCTGACAATCTACGGCCGCCAGGAGATGGAGGACCGCATGAGCCTCAGCTGGGTCGTCCTGCACGGCCTCATGTACATCTTTGGCGCTTTTCTATATGCGTTCCGCTGGCCGGAGCGCTCGTTCCCGCGCACGTTTGATATTTGGGGCAGCTCGCACCAGATTTTTCACTTTTTCGTGGTGATGGCCGCCGTGACGCATTTATATGGCATGGCTAAGGCTTTTGATTATCATCATACTGTTACAGGGGGCAAGTGTTTCTGA